The genomic DNA CTTTCTATACCTACTCTAGGAATTGATGTTCTTAATGCATTCGACGCAACCTTATAGTATCTTTCAGTATCATTCTGATACAAGTTTATCACCTCAAGCAATAGATTCTTGAATTCTTCGTAATCCTCTATGTTATTTTCTGGTGTTTTAGGTATCCATAATTCCTTAAGATCCTTTCCAAAAAACCATCCATTAACACCATGCCTAATTAGCTCCATTGCTCCACCATCCCGTGAAGCGAGAGTGGGTACTCCATTAATAGCTGCTTTCATGTAACTTGTACCACAAGCCTCCCATCCGGATATAGGTGTAAAAAGTAATAGGTCACTAGACTTGATCAGCTCTTTCGCTGTCGATACTTTATATTCAGGTATATATACGACATTCTCCCGTTCGATATGTAGCTTATGGAAGGTTCTTACGAACTCCAAGCCTACTTTATCATAAGGGTGAGCGGCCCCCCCAAGTAAGAATAGTACATTTTTATTAGGTATATCTTCAATAGCTCTGATAACAAAGTCAGGTCTTTTATAAGGCGCAGTACGTCTACACCAGTTGATAATAATCATGCCTTCGACATCTATATCTTTGTATCTTCGAATGAACTCAGCAAATTTCTTTTTAATTGCCTTTCTATTTTCGATAAAACGGTTGAGATCAAGATTTCCAGTTTCATAACTTGTCTTAAGCGTCTTATCCATCCATCTTTCGATATCTACTCCATTTGTAACATAACGAAGTTTGCTTGTAAAGTGTGGGATAATCTTAGACATGACTTCAAAATGTTTGGCAGATACTGTGAAGGCTTCTCTAGAAGCAGCTAAACCTATATCGGTTAGAACGATCTCTTTATTGATGAACTTGTACCCAAACTCTTGCTCAAAAAACTTGTTTGGAAAAGCAGGGTGTCCCCACGGTCCAGGTGTATGTATTATTAATCTGAATTTCCCAGAGATTCTAAGGATGAGTGGGAGAAAGGCTGCATAGGCTTCTTGGAGATCGATATAGTCTACTCGCTCTACACCTATATATTGCCTTACATATTCAGCTGAAGCTTTTGCTAAGAGCGTATACTTGTAAAACTTCTCCTCTAGACTTTTTTCCATATATATATGGTCTGTAAGACAGGAAACCCAACTAGGCTCTATAGGGTTGAAAAATATGGCTTCAGCTTCTCCTTTACGATACTTTAAAATTTCTACCTTTACTTTTTCACCACGAAGCTCCACGGTCAACACTCCTTCTTGAACAAGTTTTTCGAGAAATTCAAGAGGTTGTGACTGCGACTTCGGTATCGGTGTACCTTCTTGGT from Candidatus Methylarchaceae archaeon HK02M2 includes the following:
- a CDS encoding glycogen/starch/alpha-glucan phosphorylase; the encoded protein is MIISITPGLALDEGYTYTGGLGVLEGDKFYGAAKLGLPYTTLTFFYREAFINYDFDQEGTPIPKSQSQPLEFLEKLVQEGVLTVELRGEKVKVEILKYRKGEAEAIFFNPIEPSWVSCLTDHIYMEKSLEEKFYKYTLLAKASAEYVRQYIGVERVDYIDLQEAYAAFLPLILRISGKFRLIIHTPGPWGHPAFPNKFFEQEFGYKFINKEIVLTDIGLAASREAFTVSAKHFEVMSKIIPHFTSKLRYVTNGVDIERWMDKTLKTSYETGNLDLNRFIENRKAIKKKFAEFIRRYKDIDVEGMIIINWCRRTAPYKRPDFVIRAIEDIPNKNVLFLLGGAAHPYDKVGLEFVRTFHKLHIERENVVYIPEYKVSTAKELIKSSDLLLFTPISGWEACGTSYMKAAINGVPTLASRDGGAMELIRHGVNGWFFGKDLKELWIPKTPENNIEDYEEFKNLLLEVINLYQNDTERYYKVASNALRTSIPRVGIERVLREYYPDIVKTHL